The genome window TACGAAAAGCCTTCTTAATCTCATCCTCAGAAGCAGTTTTCGACACGCCTAACACTTCATAATAATCGCGCTTGCTCATATGTGTTCATTATACGCTTTTAGCACTCGACATGCAAGAGTGCTAGCCTTAACCGTGCTATACTGAGCATAGAAGAGGTGCTATGAAACAGACAGCAATTATCAATTCAGAAATCAAGGCTCGGTGTGCCGATCAAGAGGCGGTGCGCCACCATCTGCGTGAGCATGGCGCGGACTTTAAGGAGACGGAGCATCAAATTGACACGTATTTTGATGTACCCGAGGGGCGCCTGAAATTGCGCCAGGGGCCGATCGAAAATAACCTGATCTTTTATCAGCGGGCCGATACCGATGGGCCGAAGCAATCGACTATCAACTTATCACCCGTGGCACCGGACTCAACTATTGGTGAGGTGCTAACAGCGGCGCTTGGTGTGCGTGTCATCGTCGATAAGCAGCGCGAGATTTACTTCATCGACAATATCAAGTTTCATATCGACACCGTTAAGGATCTCGGGAATTTTGTCGAAATTGAAGCTATTGATACCGACGGCAAACGAAACGCCAAGGAACTGGAGCAACAATGCTCATACTACATGCGTGAACTTGGTATCAGGGCTATAGATTTAGTCGTTGGCTCGTATAGTGACTTGTTGGAGCATGGTAACGATATTCAAGCGACATAGGACCCTTCTACACTGACCTTTCTTTAGCCCAGTCTGTATTTAGTATAGTTGTGATTTGACATACTATATATTATTGTTATATTTAAGTTACTATGCTCTTCCGCACAATACCTCGTCCCAATCTTGAAATCACCTGGTATCGCCAGAATGGGGTGTTTAATTTCACTAACTCAGACGACGAGCTAGTGACGGGTGTATCAGCTCAGACATGGGAAGATTATCTAGATCATATCGAAAATTTGCCAAGCAAAGTTTCAGGACAAGTCATTAGTCCAGAATTGATAACCATTACTGATATACCATTTGAGAAAGTGGCAAGATTTCGACAAGAAATTGGCGAGAGGATTTTGCAGCTATGTGAGATTTCACACGATCTACCCAATGCCGACTTCATGGTCGGCACACCCAGTTTTTGTGGTGATACGGAATTGCCGTATAACACTCTCGTGAAGATCACCAATGGCCAATGTGAAACAAAGTCGCGAAAATGGCTTCTTACACTCAGTGAAGAGGGTAATTTTCGGCCCGCCCTAACCACTCAGACACTCCAGCAGCCATATTCAACTCAATCATTAATCTGCGCCGACATGGTCGTAGCACCATCTCTTCTGCGTGAAGATACTCGTCATGTGCAGGTTAGCGCCTGTTGGGCAACGCCTGGTTTTAGCCATCCTAACTACCAACCGCCGCCAGATGAGAAGCGCTATACAGATGCAATGATCTATGCGATTAAT of Candidatus Nanosynbacter lyticus contains these proteins:
- a CDS encoding class IV adenylate cyclase produces the protein MKQTAIINSEIKARCADQEAVRHHLREHGADFKETEHQIDTYFDVPEGRLKLRQGPIENNLIFYQRADTDGPKQSTINLSPVAPDSTIGEVLTAALGVRVIVDKQREIYFIDNIKFHIDTVKDLGNFVEIEAIDTDGKRNAKELEQQCSYYMRELGIRAIDLVVGSYSDLLEHGNDIQAT